The DNA segment ATTTAGCAAACCCTATTCCCACAGCCTGATGGAATTGCGACGCGAGGCCTTTGGTGAGGCATTGGTCGAAAAGGGTCAGATCTCCCTGCAAAACGATATCCATGAAAATGTCGTTGCCAAATGGATGTTGGAATTTTTACGCAGATAAATATTGCCTTCCTGTGGGGTGGGTTTACCCGCCCGTCTCTCTGCGTTGACTCTCACTTTCCACAGGGATTCTCGACGCTTTGCTCTCTCTGTTCAAACCCCAGCAGCCAGCACTTGTACTCAATGTTAAGTTGCATACTACAGTAGTGATCAGGGCCCGATACGGCGATAGAGACTACGACTTTTTTAATTGGATCCGTTTATTAAAATGACAAAGTGTTATTGTACGGTGACAGAGATAAATTGGCCTTGTGTCTGCCCATTTTGCCGGATTTAGCGCATTTCCGATTTGTGGAAATAAAACAAGCTGCCATCGACAGAGTTAACAGTCAATGCTGTGGGTTTCTCTCATTGCCAATGCAGGAGCAGGGCGAGTCGGGAGTGGGGCCTGTGAGAAAGTCAACGCAGCACAGCGGCCCTTGTTGCCAATAGATTAACCTGGATTTGACTATGAAGCAGGGGGGATTTAGATTTGGCTGCGCAGTACACAGCCTGAGGCTGTGCATAGAATAACAACCTATCATCACTTGCACACGCCTTAATTGGTACCAATTGGATAAATCGCATTGCCCACACCTTTTGTTCACACGACCCGCTCCATCGCCTCCGAAACGATCCACTCTTTAGCCCTGGTGTCCACCTGCGGGATACTCTTGATGGTAGCTTGGGCGATCTGGTTTTTCAGCAAGGACATTACCACTTACAGTGTCAGTGATGCGGCGAGGCTCGAGCAGGCACAAAACACGGTACAAGTGAGCACACAAAGAGCCGGTCGGGTTGTTGCCATTACCGCTTCTCTCGGCGATACCCTGAAAATTGGTGACCTGCTGGTACAACTGGATACTTCGGCCCTGGATCTGGAACTGGACGGGGACGCCAGGGTTTCGCAGAGACTCACTGAACAACTCTCCGCTATTGAGCGGGATCAAAGTTTGCTGGATAAAAAATTTGCGGAGGAGGATAAAGCCCTTGTCGACCAGCTTAAACTCCTGCGGGGGCAGCACCAGTTGCAGGTGAGCAACCAGCAGATCCAGGCCGAGGTGGCGGAGCGTTACGAGCAGCTTTTGCAAAAGCAGCAGAGTTCGGAACTGGATTATCTTGTAGCCAAGCGCACGTACCAGCAGTTGGCGATGCAATCACTTGCGGCAGAGGCCGACATCCGTGCAGCGGAGGATCGCCGCGAGCAAATTGCCAATGAGTATCAACTGGTTGTGAGTGAGCTGAAACAGCGCAGTGCCGACATCCAGCGCAAACTGGTTGAAGTGGAAACCCGCATGCGCCAGAGCACTCTGGCCGCTGGCGAGCAACAGCTGCGCGCGCCGATCGCCGGCAGCCTCGCATCCCTGGCGGATATTCGCGAGGGTGAAGTTCTGGCTGCCGGACAACAGGTTGCCACTATCCAGGCAGAAGGTGGTATTGGCATACAGGCGTACTTCCCGCCGGCTCAGGCGCTCGGCCATATCCGGCCGGGTCAACATGCCC comes from the Microbulbifer sp. MI-G genome and includes:
- a CDS encoding HlyD family secretion protein, whose amino-acid sequence is MVAWAIWFFSKDITTYSVSDAARLEQAQNTVQVSTQRAGRVVAITASLGDTLKIGDLLVQLDTSALDLELDGDARVSQRLTEQLSAIERDQSLLDKKFAEEDKALVDQLKLLRGQHQLQVSNQQIQAEVAERYEQLLQKQQSSELDYLVAKRTYQQLAMQSLAAEADIRAAEDRREQIANEYQLVVSELKQRSADIQRKLVEVETRMRQSTLAAGEQQLRAPIAGSLASLADIREGEVLAAGQQVATIQAEGGIGIQAYFPPAQALGHIRPGQHARVKLDGFSWARYGQLQARVERVASAVQQERILVQLSLQGKVPPQLPLLHDLPARVEIATGTKTPYQLLLQRVGDALSGRPQNSQATAETPP